In a genomic window of Aquila chrysaetos chrysaetos chromosome Z, bAquChr1.4, whole genome shotgun sequence:
- the GNE gene encoding bifunctional UDP-N-acetylglucosamine 2-epimerase/N-acetylmannosamine kinase isoform X1 → MGTNAPPRREPLARGPHEVYFKNLSKQKQKEVMEKNGNNHKLRVCVATCNRADYSKLAPIMFGIKAEPQFFELDVVVLGSHLIDDYGNTYRMIEQDDFDIHTRLHTIVRGEDEAAMVESVGLALVKLPDVLNRLKPDIMIVHGDRFDALALATSAALMNIRILHIEGGEVSGTIDDSIRHAITKLAHYHVCCTRSAEQHLIAMCEDHDRILLAGCPSYDKLLSAKNKDYMSIIRMWLGEDVKTRDYIVALQHPVTTDIKHSIKMFELTLDALISFNKRTLVLFPNVDAGSKEMVRVMRKKGIEHHPNFRAVKHVPFDQFIQLVAHAGCMIGNSSCGVREVGAFGTPVINLGTRQTGRETGENVLHVRDADTQDKILHALQLQFGKQYPCSKIYGDGNAVPRILKFLKSIDLKEPLQKKFCFPPVKDNISQDIDHILETQSALAVDLGGTNLRVAIVSMKGEIVKKYTQLNPKTYEDRLELILKMCVEAASEAVNVNCRILGVGISTGGRVNPREGIVLHSTKLIQEWSSVDLRTPISDALHLPVWVDNDGNCAALAERKFGHGKGIENFVTLITGTGIGGGIIHQHELIHGSSFCAAELGHIVVSLDGPECLCGSQGCIEAYASGIALQREAKKLHDEDLLLVEGMSMKKEEVVSAAHLIQAAKLGNTKADSILRTAGTALGLGVVNILHTMNPSLVILSGVLASHYVNAVKDVINRQALSSVKTVDVVVSNLADPALLGAASLVLDYTTRRIY, encoded by the exons GAAGTGTATTTCAAGaatctttcaaaacagaaacaaaaggaagtaaTGGAGAAGAATGGAAACAACCACAAACTTCGTGTTTGTGTTGCTACTTGCAACCGTGCTGATTATTCAAAATTAGCTCCCATTATGTTTGGTATTAAGGCAGAACCACAGTTCTTTGAGCTTGATGTCGTAGTACTTGGTTCCCACCTGATCGATGATTATGG taaTACCTATCGTATGATTGAACAAGATGATTTCGATATTCATACAAGATTGCACACCATTGTGAGAGGGGAGGATGAGGCAGCTATGGTGGAGTCAGTAGGCCTTGCATTAGTCAAGTTACCGGATGTCCTGAACCGCCTGAAACCTGACATAATGATAGTTCATGGGGACAGATTTGATGCTTTGGCCCTGGCCACATCTGCAGCCCTGATGAATATTCGCATTCTTCACATTGAAGGTGGAGAAGTCAGTGGGACCATTGATGACTCTATCAGACATGCTATAACCAAACTGGCCCATTACCATGTGTGCTGCACGAGGAGTGCAGAGCAGCATTTGATAGCCATGTGTGAAGACCATGACCGCATCCTTCTAGCAGGCTGTCCCTCATATGACAAGCTTCTCTCTGCCAAAAATAAGGACTACATGAGTATTATACGCATGTGGCTAG GTGAAGATGTCAAAACCAGGGATTATATAGTTGCTCTTCAACATCCTGTAACCACAGATATTAAACATTCCATAAAGATGTTTGAGCTGACACTAGATGCACTCATCTCCTTCAACAAGAGAACACTTGTTCTGTTCCCTAATGTGGATGCAG gAAGCAAAGAGATGGTTCGGGTGATGAGGAAGAAGGGCATTGAACATCATCCCAATTTTCGGGCAGTAAAGCATGTCCCATTTGACCAGTTCATTCAGCTAGTTGCTCATGCTGGTTGTATGATTGGTAACAGCAGTTGTGGTGTCAGAGAGGTGGGAGCATTTGGTACACCTGTCATTAACTTGGGGACACGTCagacaggaagagaaacag GTGAAAATGTTCTTCATGTTCGTGATGCTGATACACAGGACAAGATTCTGCATGCTCTACAGCTGCAGTTTGGTAAACAGTATCCATG CTCAAAAATATATGGAGATGGTAATGCTGTTCCAAGGATTTTGAAGTTCCTTAAATCTATTGACCTCAAAGAGCCAttgcaaaagaaattctgttttcctcctgtcaAAGATAATATTTCTCAAGATATTGACCATATTCTAGAGACACAGAGTGCTCTGGCTGTGGATCTAGGCGGAACAAATCTCCGAGTAGCAATTGTCAGTATGAAG gGTGAAATAGTTAAGAAGTATACCCAGCTCAACCCTAAAACTTACGAAGACAGACTAGAATTAATTCTAAAGATGTGTGTAGAGGCTGCATCAGAGGCAGTAAATGTGAACTGCAGAATTTTGGGAGTAG GTATTTCCACAGGTGGACGGGTAAATCCCCGAGAAGGAATTGTGCTTCACTCTACAAAACTCATTCAGGAGTGGAGCTCTGTGGATCTCAGAACTCCAATATCTGATGCTCTGCACCTGCCAGTCTGGGTGGACAATGATGGAAACTGTGCTGCACTAGCAGAGAGGAAATTTGGTCAtggaaaaggaatagaaaatttTGTAACACTCATTACTGGTACAG GAATTGGAGGTGGAATCATTCATCAACACGAATTGATCCATGGCAgttctttctgtgctgctgagctTGGGCATATTGTTGTATCTTTAGATGGACCAGAGTGCCTGTGTGGTAGCCAAGGATGTATAGAAGCATATGCCTCTGGAATAGCATTACAGAGAGAAGCTAAGAAACTGCATGATG AGGATCTGCTTTTAGTAGAAGGAATGTcaatgaagaaggaggaggtTGTTAGCGCTGCACATCTCATTCAAGCAGCTAAACTTGGGAACACAAAAGCAGACAGCATTCTCAGAACAG CTGGGACAGCATTAGGCCTTGGAGTTGTGAACATTCTGCACACCATGAACCCCTCTCTTGTTATCCTTTCTGGAGTTCTAGCTAGCCACTATGTTAATGCTGTCAAAGATGTGATAAATCGACAGGCTCTGTCCTCTGTTAAAACTGTGGATGTGGTGGTCTCAAATCTAGCAGATCCTGCTCTTCTTGGAGCTGCTAGCCTGGTACTGGATTATACTACACGTAGAATATACTAG
- the GNE gene encoding bifunctional UDP-N-acetylglucosamine 2-epimerase/N-acetylmannosamine kinase isoform X4 translates to MEKNGNNHKLRVCVATCNRADYSKLAPIMFGIKAEPQFFELDVVVLGSHLIDDYGNTYRMIEQDDFDIHTRLHTIVRGEDEAAMVESVGLALVKLPDVLNRLKPDIMIVHGDRFDALALATSAALMNIRILHIEGGEVSGTIDDSIRHAITKLAHYHVCCTRSAEQHLIAMCEDHDRILLAGCPSYDKLLSAKNKDYMSIIRMWLGEDVKTRDYIVALQHPVTTDIKHSIKMFELTLDALISFNKRTLVLFPNVDAGSKEMVRVMRKKGIEHHPNFRAVKHVPFDQFIQLVAHAGCMIGNSSCGVREVGAFGTPVINLGTRQTGRETGENVLHVRDADTQDKILHALQLQFGKQYPCSKIYGDGNAVPRILKFLKSIDLKEPLQKKFCFPPVKDNISQDIDHILETQSALAVDLGGTNLRVAIVSMKGEIVKKYTQLNPKTYEDRLELILKMCVEAASEAVNVNCRILGVGISTGGRVNPREGIVLHSTKLIQEWSSVDLRTPISDALHLPVWVDNDGNCAALAERKFGHGKGIENFVTLITGTGIGGGIIHQHELIHGSSFCAAELGHIVVSLDGPECLCGSQGCIEAYASGIALQREAKKLHDEDLLLVEGMSMKKEEVVSAAHLIQAAKLGNTKADSILRTAGTALGLGVVNILHTMNPSLVILSGVLASHYVNAVKDVINRQALSSVKTVDVVVSNLADPALLGAASLVLDYTTRRIY, encoded by the exons aTGGAGAAGAATGGAAACAACCACAAACTTCGTGTTTGTGTTGCTACTTGCAACCGTGCTGATTATTCAAAATTAGCTCCCATTATGTTTGGTATTAAGGCAGAACCACAGTTCTTTGAGCTTGATGTCGTAGTACTTGGTTCCCACCTGATCGATGATTATGG taaTACCTATCGTATGATTGAACAAGATGATTTCGATATTCATACAAGATTGCACACCATTGTGAGAGGGGAGGATGAGGCAGCTATGGTGGAGTCAGTAGGCCTTGCATTAGTCAAGTTACCGGATGTCCTGAACCGCCTGAAACCTGACATAATGATAGTTCATGGGGACAGATTTGATGCTTTGGCCCTGGCCACATCTGCAGCCCTGATGAATATTCGCATTCTTCACATTGAAGGTGGAGAAGTCAGTGGGACCATTGATGACTCTATCAGACATGCTATAACCAAACTGGCCCATTACCATGTGTGCTGCACGAGGAGTGCAGAGCAGCATTTGATAGCCATGTGTGAAGACCATGACCGCATCCTTCTAGCAGGCTGTCCCTCATATGACAAGCTTCTCTCTGCCAAAAATAAGGACTACATGAGTATTATACGCATGTGGCTAG GTGAAGATGTCAAAACCAGGGATTATATAGTTGCTCTTCAACATCCTGTAACCACAGATATTAAACATTCCATAAAGATGTTTGAGCTGACACTAGATGCACTCATCTCCTTCAACAAGAGAACACTTGTTCTGTTCCCTAATGTGGATGCAG gAAGCAAAGAGATGGTTCGGGTGATGAGGAAGAAGGGCATTGAACATCATCCCAATTTTCGGGCAGTAAAGCATGTCCCATTTGACCAGTTCATTCAGCTAGTTGCTCATGCTGGTTGTATGATTGGTAACAGCAGTTGTGGTGTCAGAGAGGTGGGAGCATTTGGTACACCTGTCATTAACTTGGGGACACGTCagacaggaagagaaacag GTGAAAATGTTCTTCATGTTCGTGATGCTGATACACAGGACAAGATTCTGCATGCTCTACAGCTGCAGTTTGGTAAACAGTATCCATG CTCAAAAATATATGGAGATGGTAATGCTGTTCCAAGGATTTTGAAGTTCCTTAAATCTATTGACCTCAAAGAGCCAttgcaaaagaaattctgttttcctcctgtcaAAGATAATATTTCTCAAGATATTGACCATATTCTAGAGACACAGAGTGCTCTGGCTGTGGATCTAGGCGGAACAAATCTCCGAGTAGCAATTGTCAGTATGAAG gGTGAAATAGTTAAGAAGTATACCCAGCTCAACCCTAAAACTTACGAAGACAGACTAGAATTAATTCTAAAGATGTGTGTAGAGGCTGCATCAGAGGCAGTAAATGTGAACTGCAGAATTTTGGGAGTAG GTATTTCCACAGGTGGACGGGTAAATCCCCGAGAAGGAATTGTGCTTCACTCTACAAAACTCATTCAGGAGTGGAGCTCTGTGGATCTCAGAACTCCAATATCTGATGCTCTGCACCTGCCAGTCTGGGTGGACAATGATGGAAACTGTGCTGCACTAGCAGAGAGGAAATTTGGTCAtggaaaaggaatagaaaatttTGTAACACTCATTACTGGTACAG GAATTGGAGGTGGAATCATTCATCAACACGAATTGATCCATGGCAgttctttctgtgctgctgagctTGGGCATATTGTTGTATCTTTAGATGGACCAGAGTGCCTGTGTGGTAGCCAAGGATGTATAGAAGCATATGCCTCTGGAATAGCATTACAGAGAGAAGCTAAGAAACTGCATGATG AGGATCTGCTTTTAGTAGAAGGAATGTcaatgaagaaggaggaggtTGTTAGCGCTGCACATCTCATTCAAGCAGCTAAACTTGGGAACACAAAAGCAGACAGCATTCTCAGAACAG CTGGGACAGCATTAGGCCTTGGAGTTGTGAACATTCTGCACACCATGAACCCCTCTCTTGTTATCCTTTCTGGAGTTCTAGCTAGCCACTATGTTAATGCTGTCAAAGATGTGATAAATCGACAGGCTCTGTCCTCTGTTAAAACTGTGGATGTGGTGGTCTCAAATCTAGCAGATCCTGCTCTTCTTGGAGCTGCTAGCCTGGTACTGGATTATACTACACGTAGAATATACTAG
- the GNE gene encoding bifunctional UDP-N-acetylglucosamine 2-epimerase/N-acetylmannosamine kinase isoform X3: MEVYFKNLSKQKQKEVMEKNGNNHKLRVCVATCNRADYSKLAPIMFGIKAEPQFFELDVVVLGSHLIDDYGNTYRMIEQDDFDIHTRLHTIVRGEDEAAMVESVGLALVKLPDVLNRLKPDIMIVHGDRFDALALATSAALMNIRILHIEGGEVSGTIDDSIRHAITKLAHYHVCCTRSAEQHLIAMCEDHDRILLAGCPSYDKLLSAKNKDYMSIIRMWLGEDVKTRDYIVALQHPVTTDIKHSIKMFELTLDALISFNKRTLVLFPNVDAGSKEMVRVMRKKGIEHHPNFRAVKHVPFDQFIQLVAHAGCMIGNSSCGVREVGAFGTPVINLGTRQTGRETGENVLHVRDADTQDKILHALQLQFGKQYPCSKIYGDGNAVPRILKFLKSIDLKEPLQKKFCFPPVKDNISQDIDHILETQSALAVDLGGTNLRVAIVSMKGEIVKKYTQLNPKTYEDRLELILKMCVEAASEAVNVNCRILGVGISTGGRVNPREGIVLHSTKLIQEWSSVDLRTPISDALHLPVWVDNDGNCAALAERKFGHGKGIENFVTLITGTGIGGGIIHQHELIHGSSFCAAELGHIVVSLDGPECLCGSQGCIEAYASGIALQREAKKLHDEDLLLVEGMSMKKEEVVSAAHLIQAAKLGNTKADSILRTAGTALGLGVVNILHTMNPSLVILSGVLASHYVNAVKDVINRQALSSVKTVDVVVSNLADPALLGAASLVLDYTTRRIY; this comes from the exons ATG GAAGTGTATTTCAAGaatctttcaaaacagaaacaaaaggaagtaaTGGAGAAGAATGGAAACAACCACAAACTTCGTGTTTGTGTTGCTACTTGCAACCGTGCTGATTATTCAAAATTAGCTCCCATTATGTTTGGTATTAAGGCAGAACCACAGTTCTTTGAGCTTGATGTCGTAGTACTTGGTTCCCACCTGATCGATGATTATGG taaTACCTATCGTATGATTGAACAAGATGATTTCGATATTCATACAAGATTGCACACCATTGTGAGAGGGGAGGATGAGGCAGCTATGGTGGAGTCAGTAGGCCTTGCATTAGTCAAGTTACCGGATGTCCTGAACCGCCTGAAACCTGACATAATGATAGTTCATGGGGACAGATTTGATGCTTTGGCCCTGGCCACATCTGCAGCCCTGATGAATATTCGCATTCTTCACATTGAAGGTGGAGAAGTCAGTGGGACCATTGATGACTCTATCAGACATGCTATAACCAAACTGGCCCATTACCATGTGTGCTGCACGAGGAGTGCAGAGCAGCATTTGATAGCCATGTGTGAAGACCATGACCGCATCCTTCTAGCAGGCTGTCCCTCATATGACAAGCTTCTCTCTGCCAAAAATAAGGACTACATGAGTATTATACGCATGTGGCTAG GTGAAGATGTCAAAACCAGGGATTATATAGTTGCTCTTCAACATCCTGTAACCACAGATATTAAACATTCCATAAAGATGTTTGAGCTGACACTAGATGCACTCATCTCCTTCAACAAGAGAACACTTGTTCTGTTCCCTAATGTGGATGCAG gAAGCAAAGAGATGGTTCGGGTGATGAGGAAGAAGGGCATTGAACATCATCCCAATTTTCGGGCAGTAAAGCATGTCCCATTTGACCAGTTCATTCAGCTAGTTGCTCATGCTGGTTGTATGATTGGTAACAGCAGTTGTGGTGTCAGAGAGGTGGGAGCATTTGGTACACCTGTCATTAACTTGGGGACACGTCagacaggaagagaaacag GTGAAAATGTTCTTCATGTTCGTGATGCTGATACACAGGACAAGATTCTGCATGCTCTACAGCTGCAGTTTGGTAAACAGTATCCATG CTCAAAAATATATGGAGATGGTAATGCTGTTCCAAGGATTTTGAAGTTCCTTAAATCTATTGACCTCAAAGAGCCAttgcaaaagaaattctgttttcctcctgtcaAAGATAATATTTCTCAAGATATTGACCATATTCTAGAGACACAGAGTGCTCTGGCTGTGGATCTAGGCGGAACAAATCTCCGAGTAGCAATTGTCAGTATGAAG gGTGAAATAGTTAAGAAGTATACCCAGCTCAACCCTAAAACTTACGAAGACAGACTAGAATTAATTCTAAAGATGTGTGTAGAGGCTGCATCAGAGGCAGTAAATGTGAACTGCAGAATTTTGGGAGTAG GTATTTCCACAGGTGGACGGGTAAATCCCCGAGAAGGAATTGTGCTTCACTCTACAAAACTCATTCAGGAGTGGAGCTCTGTGGATCTCAGAACTCCAATATCTGATGCTCTGCACCTGCCAGTCTGGGTGGACAATGATGGAAACTGTGCTGCACTAGCAGAGAGGAAATTTGGTCAtggaaaaggaatagaaaatttTGTAACACTCATTACTGGTACAG GAATTGGAGGTGGAATCATTCATCAACACGAATTGATCCATGGCAgttctttctgtgctgctgagctTGGGCATATTGTTGTATCTTTAGATGGACCAGAGTGCCTGTGTGGTAGCCAAGGATGTATAGAAGCATATGCCTCTGGAATAGCATTACAGAGAGAAGCTAAGAAACTGCATGATG AGGATCTGCTTTTAGTAGAAGGAATGTcaatgaagaaggaggaggtTGTTAGCGCTGCACATCTCATTCAAGCAGCTAAACTTGGGAACACAAAAGCAGACAGCATTCTCAGAACAG CTGGGACAGCATTAGGCCTTGGAGTTGTGAACATTCTGCACACCATGAACCCCTCTCTTGTTATCCTTTCTGGAGTTCTAGCTAGCCACTATGTTAATGCTGTCAAAGATGTGATAAATCGACAGGCTCTGTCCTCTGTTAAAACTGTGGATGTGGTGGTCTCAAATCTAGCAGATCCTGCTCTTCTTGGAGCTGCTAGCCTGGTACTGGATTATACTACACGTAGAATATACTAG
- the GNE gene encoding bifunctional UDP-N-acetylglucosamine 2-epimerase/N-acetylmannosamine kinase isoform X5 yields the protein MIEQDDFDIHTRLHTIVRGEDEAAMVESVGLALVKLPDVLNRLKPDIMIVHGDRFDALALATSAALMNIRILHIEGGEVSGTIDDSIRHAITKLAHYHVCCTRSAEQHLIAMCEDHDRILLAGCPSYDKLLSAKNKDYMSIIRMWLGEDVKTRDYIVALQHPVTTDIKHSIKMFELTLDALISFNKRTLVLFPNVDAGSKEMVRVMRKKGIEHHPNFRAVKHVPFDQFIQLVAHAGCMIGNSSCGVREVGAFGTPVINLGTRQTGRETGENVLHVRDADTQDKILHALQLQFGKQYPCSKIYGDGNAVPRILKFLKSIDLKEPLQKKFCFPPVKDNISQDIDHILETQSALAVDLGGTNLRVAIVSMKGEIVKKYTQLNPKTYEDRLELILKMCVEAASEAVNVNCRILGVGISTGGRVNPREGIVLHSTKLIQEWSSVDLRTPISDALHLPVWVDNDGNCAALAERKFGHGKGIENFVTLITGTGIGGGIIHQHELIHGSSFCAAELGHIVVSLDGPECLCGSQGCIEAYASGIALQREAKKLHDEDLLLVEGMSMKKEEVVSAAHLIQAAKLGNTKADSILRTAGTALGLGVVNILHTMNPSLVILSGVLASHYVNAVKDVINRQALSSVKTVDVVVSNLADPALLGAASLVLDYTTRRIY from the exons ATGATTGAACAAGATGATTTCGATATTCATACAAGATTGCACACCATTGTGAGAGGGGAGGATGAGGCAGCTATGGTGGAGTCAGTAGGCCTTGCATTAGTCAAGTTACCGGATGTCCTGAACCGCCTGAAACCTGACATAATGATAGTTCATGGGGACAGATTTGATGCTTTGGCCCTGGCCACATCTGCAGCCCTGATGAATATTCGCATTCTTCACATTGAAGGTGGAGAAGTCAGTGGGACCATTGATGACTCTATCAGACATGCTATAACCAAACTGGCCCATTACCATGTGTGCTGCACGAGGAGTGCAGAGCAGCATTTGATAGCCATGTGTGAAGACCATGACCGCATCCTTCTAGCAGGCTGTCCCTCATATGACAAGCTTCTCTCTGCCAAAAATAAGGACTACATGAGTATTATACGCATGTGGCTAG GTGAAGATGTCAAAACCAGGGATTATATAGTTGCTCTTCAACATCCTGTAACCACAGATATTAAACATTCCATAAAGATGTTTGAGCTGACACTAGATGCACTCATCTCCTTCAACAAGAGAACACTTGTTCTGTTCCCTAATGTGGATGCAG gAAGCAAAGAGATGGTTCGGGTGATGAGGAAGAAGGGCATTGAACATCATCCCAATTTTCGGGCAGTAAAGCATGTCCCATTTGACCAGTTCATTCAGCTAGTTGCTCATGCTGGTTGTATGATTGGTAACAGCAGTTGTGGTGTCAGAGAGGTGGGAGCATTTGGTACACCTGTCATTAACTTGGGGACACGTCagacaggaagagaaacag GTGAAAATGTTCTTCATGTTCGTGATGCTGATACACAGGACAAGATTCTGCATGCTCTACAGCTGCAGTTTGGTAAACAGTATCCATG CTCAAAAATATATGGAGATGGTAATGCTGTTCCAAGGATTTTGAAGTTCCTTAAATCTATTGACCTCAAAGAGCCAttgcaaaagaaattctgttttcctcctgtcaAAGATAATATTTCTCAAGATATTGACCATATTCTAGAGACACAGAGTGCTCTGGCTGTGGATCTAGGCGGAACAAATCTCCGAGTAGCAATTGTCAGTATGAAG gGTGAAATAGTTAAGAAGTATACCCAGCTCAACCCTAAAACTTACGAAGACAGACTAGAATTAATTCTAAAGATGTGTGTAGAGGCTGCATCAGAGGCAGTAAATGTGAACTGCAGAATTTTGGGAGTAG GTATTTCCACAGGTGGACGGGTAAATCCCCGAGAAGGAATTGTGCTTCACTCTACAAAACTCATTCAGGAGTGGAGCTCTGTGGATCTCAGAACTCCAATATCTGATGCTCTGCACCTGCCAGTCTGGGTGGACAATGATGGAAACTGTGCTGCACTAGCAGAGAGGAAATTTGGTCAtggaaaaggaatagaaaatttTGTAACACTCATTACTGGTACAG GAATTGGAGGTGGAATCATTCATCAACACGAATTGATCCATGGCAgttctttctgtgctgctgagctTGGGCATATTGTTGTATCTTTAGATGGACCAGAGTGCCTGTGTGGTAGCCAAGGATGTATAGAAGCATATGCCTCTGGAATAGCATTACAGAGAGAAGCTAAGAAACTGCATGATG AGGATCTGCTTTTAGTAGAAGGAATGTcaatgaagaaggaggaggtTGTTAGCGCTGCACATCTCATTCAAGCAGCTAAACTTGGGAACACAAAAGCAGACAGCATTCTCAGAACAG CTGGGACAGCATTAGGCCTTGGAGTTGTGAACATTCTGCACACCATGAACCCCTCTCTTGTTATCCTTTCTGGAGTTCTAGCTAGCCACTATGTTAATGCTGTCAAAGATGTGATAAATCGACAGGCTCTGTCCTCTGTTAAAACTGTGGATGTGGTGGTCTCAAATCTAGCAGATCCTGCTCTTCTTGGAGCTGCTAGCCTGGTACTGGATTATACTACACGTAGAATATACTAG